Proteins found in one Planococcus citri chromosome 2, ihPlaCitr1.1, whole genome shotgun sequence genomic segment:
- the LOC135835464 gene encoding facilitated trehalose transporter Tret1-like isoform X2, whose product MLRTTSVVKEVSYSIIVYQLLLSIGYGRGYIVFLFRQLALPGSQIILNDEQKSRIAGSIGILSPLGCILSGTLMDMFGRKLYFFVTFIPQIISWVIIALADSYEMLLYGMIIQGINLGMAFTTSTYISEIASSTRRGALLGGLTVSYSSGAMLCNVLMYCIPWNVVAWIYAGLSVFGMLSMLLLVESPVWLYNKGRREIAIRALCSLRATNIDGVKNEIGDMEKNNAGKPKASIVGTMKNLLNAWKPFSIAVSLQLLFQLTGYTALFGYTIDIFDRLKLPLDSSRFTIVYAIAGVIGAACAPIFMFKMNRRTHLRSTAAIMAICTISVGVYEEIFYHSDDKPFSFIVPVAFYIFSLACNAGVLPISYTVGTELYPSEVKGMVNGIFGALYYITWSVILKVYPAFLNTVHIKIIIWCYTSFCLLIILFGTFILPETKGKTLNEVQEQYFQKKKKKSKNEMHTVIE is encoded by the exons ATGCTAAGAACAACGAGCGTGGTTAAAGAA GTGAGTTATTCAATCATCGTGTACCAACTTTTGCTATCTATTGGATATGGAAGAGGATACATCGTGTTTTTATTTCGTCAGTTGGCTCTTCCTGGTTCTCAGATCATTCTCAATGATGAACAGAAATCTCGAATTG cTGGCTCAATAGGAATCCTATCTCCATTAGGATGCATTCTATCTGGAACCCTGATGGATATGTTTGGcagaaaattatacttttttgttACATTCATACCTCAAATTATTTCATGGGTCATAATCGCATTAGCGGACAGCTACGAAATGCTTTTATATGGAATGATCATTCAAGGaataaatttag GAATGGCCTTTACTACGAGCACTTACATATCAGAAATTGCATCATCAACCCGCAGAGGTGCCCTTTTGGGAGGTCTGACGGTATCTTACAGTTCAGGAGCAATGTTATGTAACGTACTGATGTACTGTATTCCATGGAACGTCGTTGCTTGGATTTACGCCGGATTATCTGTGTTTGGTATGCTTTCCATGTTGCTATTAGTCGAATCTCCTGTTTGGCTTTACAATAAAGGACGAAGAGAGATCGCTATTCGAGCACTGTGTTCACTTCGAGCCACAAATATCGACggagtcaaaaatgaaataggaGATATGGAAAAGAACAACGCTGGAAAACCTAAAGCATCGATTGTGGGCACCATGAAAAATCTTTTGAATGCTTGGAAACCATTTTCGATAGCTGTAAGTTTACAACTGTTGTTTCAACTGACAGGTTACACTGCTCTGTTTGGTTACACaatcgatatttttgatcgCTTAAAATTACCTTTGGACAGCTCAAGATTTACTATTGTATATGCAATCGCAGGTGTTATAGGTGCCGCGTGTGCACCTATTTTTATGTTTAAAATGAATCGTAGGACTCACCTCAGGTCTACTGCAGCCATTATGGCAATATGTACCATTTCGGTAGGCgtttatgaagaaattttttatcatagtgACGATAAACCGTTTTCTTTCATTGTACCTGTAGCATTTTACATATTCTCTTTAGCCTGTAATGCAGGAGTACTTCCTATATCGTACACAGTGGGTACTGAATTGTATCCCAGTGAAGTTAAAGGTATGGTGAATGGAATTTTTGGTGCGTTGTATTACATCACATGGTCCGTTATTCTGAAGGTATATCCTGCATTCCTGAACACTGTgcatataaaaattataatatggTGTTATACGAGTTTCTGTCTGCTGATTATATTATTCGGTACTTTCATATTACCCGAAACCAAAGGTAAAACTCTGAACGAAGTGCAAGaacagtattttcaaaaaaagaagaaaaaatctaaaaacgaaaTGCACACAGTGATAGAGTAG
- the LOC135835464 gene encoding facilitated trehalose transporter Tret1-like isoform X1, with protein sequence MKFKFQVSSVVKEVSYSIIVYQLLLSIGYGRGYIVFLFRQLALPGSQIILNDEQKSRIAGSIGILSPLGCILSGTLMDMFGRKLYFFVTFIPQIISWVIIALADSYEMLLYGMIIQGINLGMAFTTSTYISEIASSTRRGALLGGLTVSYSSGAMLCNVLMYCIPWNVVAWIYAGLSVFGMLSMLLLVESPVWLYNKGRREIAIRALCSLRATNIDGVKNEIGDMEKNNAGKPKASIVGTMKNLLNAWKPFSIAVSLQLLFQLTGYTALFGYTIDIFDRLKLPLDSSRFTIVYAIAGVIGAACAPIFMFKMNRRTHLRSTAAIMAICTISVGVYEEIFYHSDDKPFSFIVPVAFYIFSLACNAGVLPISYTVGTELYPSEVKGMVNGIFGALYYITWSVILKVYPAFLNTVHIKIIIWCYTSFCLLIILFGTFILPETKGKTLNEVQEQYFQKKKKKSKNEMHTVIE encoded by the exons atgaaatttaaatttcaagtttctagtGTGGTGAAAGAA GTGAGTTATTCAATCATCGTGTACCAACTTTTGCTATCTATTGGATATGGAAGAGGATACATCGTGTTTTTATTTCGTCAGTTGGCTCTTCCTGGTTCTCAGATCATTCTCAATGATGAACAGAAATCTCGAATTG cTGGCTCAATAGGAATCCTATCTCCATTAGGATGCATTCTATCTGGAACCCTGATGGATATGTTTGGcagaaaattatacttttttgttACATTCATACCTCAAATTATTTCATGGGTCATAATCGCATTAGCGGACAGCTACGAAATGCTTTTATATGGAATGATCATTCAAGGaataaatttag GAATGGCCTTTACTACGAGCACTTACATATCAGAAATTGCATCATCAACCCGCAGAGGTGCCCTTTTGGGAGGTCTGACGGTATCTTACAGTTCAGGAGCAATGTTATGTAACGTACTGATGTACTGTATTCCATGGAACGTCGTTGCTTGGATTTACGCCGGATTATCTGTGTTTGGTATGCTTTCCATGTTGCTATTAGTCGAATCTCCTGTTTGGCTTTACAATAAAGGACGAAGAGAGATCGCTATTCGAGCACTGTGTTCACTTCGAGCCACAAATATCGACggagtcaaaaatgaaataggaGATATGGAAAAGAACAACGCTGGAAAACCTAAAGCATCGATTGTGGGCACCATGAAAAATCTTTTGAATGCTTGGAAACCATTTTCGATAGCTGTAAGTTTACAACTGTTGTTTCAACTGACAGGTTACACTGCTCTGTTTGGTTACACaatcgatatttttgatcgCTTAAAATTACCTTTGGACAGCTCAAGATTTACTATTGTATATGCAATCGCAGGTGTTATAGGTGCCGCGTGTGCACCTATTTTTATGTTTAAAATGAATCGTAGGACTCACCTCAGGTCTACTGCAGCCATTATGGCAATATGTACCATTTCGGTAGGCgtttatgaagaaattttttatcatagtgACGATAAACCGTTTTCTTTCATTGTACCTGTAGCATTTTACATATTCTCTTTAGCCTGTAATGCAGGAGTACTTCCTATATCGTACACAGTGGGTACTGAATTGTATCCCAGTGAAGTTAAAGGTATGGTGAATGGAATTTTTGGTGCGTTGTATTACATCACATGGTCCGTTATTCTGAAGGTATATCCTGCATTCCTGAACACTGTgcatataaaaattataatatggTGTTATACGAGTTTCTGTCTGCTGATTATATTATTCGGTACTTTCATATTACCCGAAACCAAAGGTAAAACTCTGAACGAAGTGCAAGaacagtattttcaaaaaaagaagaaaaaatctaaaaacgaaaTGCACACAGTGATAGAGTAG
- the LOC135835467 gene encoding facilitated trehalose transporter Tret1-like: MIRFTGLVKEVFYTFIVYQVFISIGIGRSYVVFLFHQLDLPNSQIIINDEQKSRIASSIGILSPLGCIFSGVLMDFCGRRLFFFVTFISQIISWVMIALARNYDMLLNGMIIQGINLGMGYIGSIYIPEIVLPSRRRAFLAILSISFNLGVTICNTLMYFVPWNIAAWIYATYSLICMFSMLLLSESPVWLYTKGEKETAIQTLCSLRCSNVDTIQHEIDDLEKSSHLKSKTSTFTGLLKNILGAWKPSLIAISLQALFQMTGYMMLFGYTIAFFDQLRVPIDSSKFAVTYSMAGIIGSVCAPFFMQNMNRRTQMFSCAFVMAICIIVVGIYEGIFYNRSDKMYPYIVSLALYVYALVGNAGVLPIVNSIGAEIYPSEVRGIMNGIFGMAWYISLSVILKLYPTLMNILDIRIILWYSAGFCVAIVLFGIFILPETKGKTLNQVQQQYFQKNRKNFKNENAEL; the protein is encoded by the exons ATGATTCGATTTACTGGCTTGGTTAAAGAA GTGTTTTACACATTCATCGTTTATCAAGTGTTCATATCGATCGGAATTGGAAGGAGCTACGTAGTATTTCTATTTCACCAATTGGATCTTCCCAATTCTCAGATCATTATTAATGATGAACAAAAATCTCGAATCG CAAGCTCGATAGGAATTTTATCTCCGTTAGGATGTATTTTTTCTGGCGTTTTAATGGACTTTTGCGGAAGAAGACTGTTCTTCTTCGTAACATTCATATCGCAAATCATTTCGTGGGTTATGATAGCTTTGGCGAGAAACTACGATATGCTGCTTAATGGGATGATCATTCAAGGAATCAATCTGG gaATGGGCTACATTGGTAGCATTTACATACCTGAAATCGTACTACCATCACGGCGACGAGCTTTTCTGGCAATTCTAAGCATTTCCTTCAATCTAGGTGTAACAATATGCAACACATTGATGTATTTCGTTCCGTGGAACATTGCAGCCTGGATTTACGCAACATATTCGTTAATTTGCATGTTTTCTATGCTACTTCTATCCGAATCTCCGGTATGGCTTTACACCAAAGGAGAGAAAGAGACCGCCATTCAAACACTCTGCTCACTCAGATGCTCAAATGTAGACACCATCCAACACGAAATCGACGATTTGGAGAAATCCAGTCATCTGAAATCCAAGACTTCGACATTTACAGGGTTACTGAAAAATATTCTAGGTGCTTGGAAACCGTCACTTATCGCAATTAGTTTACAAGCTCTGTTTCAAATGACAGGCTACATGATGCTATTTGGATACACGATTGCATTTTTCGACCAATTAAGAGTACCAATTGATAGTTCGAAATTTGCTGTTACGTATTCGATGGCTGGTATCATTGGTTCTGTATGTGCGCCTTTTTTTATGCAAAACATGAACCGCCGAACTCAAATGTTCTCATGTGCATTCGTTATGGCAATATGTATCATTGTGGTAGGAATCTACgaaggaattttttacaatcgaAGTGATAAAATGTATCCGTACATTGTATCGCTGGCATTGTACGTATACGCGTTAGTTGGTAACGCAGGTGTGTTGCCTATTGTGAACTCAATAGGTGCTGAAATATATCCTAGCGAAGTTCGAGGCATTATGAACGGAATCTTTGGCATGGCTTGGTATATTTCGCTATctgttattttgaaattatacccTACGTTAATGAATATTCTAGATATAAGGATAATTTTATGGTATTCTGCTGGATTTTGCGTGGCCATCGTCTTATTTGGTATATTCATTTTGCCTGAAACCAAAGGTAAAACGTTAAATCAGGTGCAGCAGcagtactttcaaaaaaatagaaaaaatttcaaaaatgaaaacgcagAATTATGA